The following are encoded together in the Humulus lupulus chromosome 5, drHumLupu1.1, whole genome shotgun sequence genome:
- the LOC133779230 gene encoding S-locus-specific glycoprotein S13-like translates to MRDATTLVSSEGTFELGFFTPSSSNNRYLGIWYRNIPGPTVVWVANWCKPINDSSGSLTINNTGNLELLGQNKSVVWSTRSLKQAREPLVQLLDNGNFVLKDEKDENTENYLWQSFDYPGDTFLSRMKFGWDLKRGLTRRLSSWKSLNDPCYGDLFMGLNTMYNTVRTLNQYFGKDPQNFIELGHGMAYVTVVVLS, encoded by the coding sequence ATGAGAGATGCCACAACTTTGGTTTCAAGTGAAGGAACTTTTGAATTGGGATTCTTTACCCCAAGCAGTTCAAACAACCGTTATCTGGGAATTTGGTATCGAAACATCCCCGGTCCAACTGTGGTTTGGGTTGCAAATTGGTGTAAACCGATCAACGATTCCTCTGGATCGTTGACAATAAACAACACCGGAAATCTTGAGCTTTTGGGACAGAATAAGAGTGTCGTTTGGTCTACAAGATCGTTGAAACAAGCCCGGGAACCATTGGTTCAACTCTTGGATAATGGTAACTTTGTTCTGAAAGATGAGAAAGATGAGAATACAGAGAACTATTTGTGGCAAAGCTTTGATTACCCTGGTGATACATTCTTGTCTAGAATGAAATTTGGATGGGACTTGAAGAGAGGTCTTACTAGGCGGTTGTCATCATGGAAAAGTTTGAATGATCCCTGTTATGGAGATTTATTTATGGGATTGAATACGATGTACAACACTGTACGTACCCTGAACCAATACTTTGGAAAGGATCCGCAAAATTTTATCGAACTAGGCCATGGAATGGCCTACGTTACAGTGGTTGTCCTGAGTTGA
- the LOC133780468 gene encoding putative inactive G-type lectin S-receptor-like serine/threonine-protein kinase SRK translates to MNLQECRAKCLRNCSCTTHTNSDIRGEGSGCVVWFGDLYDIRQFPSSGQDLFVRLSASEIGKARADLKVKRAVIIIAILIGLACGMILIGFYICKWRAFYGKSLYPYFIHLLM, encoded by the exons ATGAATCTACAGGAATGTAGGGCTAAATGTCTGAGAAATTGTTCCTGTACGACTCATACAAACTCAGATATCAGAGGCGAAGGCAGTGGCTGCGTCGTCTGGTTTGGAGATCTTTATGATATTCGACAATTTCCTTCCAGCGGACAAGATCTATTTGTTCGACTGTCAGCTTCAGAAATAG GAAAAGCAAGAGCTGATCTTAAGGTGAAGAGAGCAGTGATAATTATAGCTATTTTGATTGGATTAGCTTGTGGGATGATTTTAATTGGCTTTTACATTTGCAAGTGGAGAGCATTTTATGGTAAGAGTCTCTACCCTTACTTCATTCATCTATTAATGTAA